In the Gorilla gorilla gorilla isolate KB3781 chromosome 10, NHGRI_mGorGor1-v2.1_pri, whole genome shotgun sequence genome, one interval contains:
- the LOC115930193 gene encoding LOW QUALITY PROTEIN: uncharacterized protein (The sequence of the model RefSeq protein was modified relative to this genomic sequence to represent the inferred CDS: inserted 1 base in 1 codon; deleted 1 base in 1 codon) gives MDRRADGWLDRLEAPALGHSPRRKDRRADGWLDRLEAPAMGTHPVGQTEGQIDGWTGWRPLLWGTHPTGQTKDGWTAGQAGGPCHGHSPRGTDRRTDGRLDRLEAPSXGHSPCGTDRRTDGRLDRLEAPAMGTHPVRQTEGRMDGWTGWRPLPWTLTPRDRQKDGWTAGQAGGPCRGRSPRSCWASVGSWEILTAVQCAGCAFVLSSQRPRLRLCCIWLPAGQAPSEEGLLRVCGSWRPSSVCDSHPPTTPAHSWEHLPGGFGGPSILP, from the exons ATGGACAGAAGGGCGGATGGATGGCTGGACAGGCTGGAGGCCCCTGCCTTGGGGCACTCACCCCGCAGGAAGGACAGAAGGGCGGATGGATGGCTGGACAGGCTGGAGGCCCCTGCCATGGGCACTCACCCCGTGGGACAGACAGAAGGGCAGATAGATGGCTGGACAGGCTGGAGACCCCTGCTATGGGGCACTCACCCCACAGGACAGACAAAGGATGGATGGACAGCTGGACAGGCTGGAGGCCCCTGCCATGGGCACTCACCCCGTGGGACAGACAGAAGGACAGATGGACGGCTGGACAGGCTGGAGGCCCCTT ATGGGCACTCACCTTGTGGGACAGACAGAAGGACGGATGGACGGCTGGACAGGCTGGAGGCCCCTGCCATG GGCACTCACCCTGTGCGACAGACAGAAGGACGGATGGACGGCTGGACGGGCTGGAGGCCCCTGCCGTGGACACTCACCCCGCGGGACAGACAGAAGGATGGATGGACGGCTGGACAGGCTGGAGGCCCCTGCCGTGGGCGCTCACCCCGCAGTTGCTGGGCCTCCGTGGGGTCCTGGGAAATTTTAACAGCAGTCCAGTGTGCGGGCTGCGCCTTTGTTCTGTCCAGCCAGCGGCCCAGGCTGCGCCTTTGTTGTATCTGGCTGCCGGCAGGCCAGGCACCTTCTGAGGAAGGGTTGCTGCGTGTCTGTGGCTCATGGAGGCCTTCCTCTGTGTGTGACTCACACCCCCCAACCACCCCAGCCCACTCCTGGGAGCATCTTCCTGGGGGCTTTGGTGGCCCATCCATTCTTCCCTAG